A genomic stretch from Silurus meridionalis isolate SWU-2019-XX chromosome 1, ASM1480568v1, whole genome shotgun sequence includes:
- the grb2a gene encoding growth factor receptor-bound protein 2a: MEAIAKYDFNATADDELSFKRGEILKVLNEECDQNWYKAELYGKEGFIPKNYIEMKPHPWFYGKMPRVKAEEMLNKQRHDGAFLIRESESAPGDFSLSVKFGNDVQHFKVLRDGAGKYFLWVVKFNSLNSLVDYHRSTSVSRNQPIFLRDIEQVPQHASYVQALFDFDPQEDGELGFRRGDLVQVLDNSDPNWWKGACHGQTGMFPRNYVTPVTQHM; encoded by the exons ATGGAGGCCATCGCCAAGTATGACTTTAACGCCACTGCAGACGACGAGCTAAGCTTCAAACGTGGAGAGATACTAAag gtgtTAAATGAAGAGTGTGATCAGAACTGGTATAAAGCTGAGCTGTACGGGAAAGAAGGGTTCATCCCCAAAAACTACATTGAGATGAAGCCACACCC GTGGTTTTATGGGAAGATGCCGAGGGTGAAGGCGGAGGAGATgttgaataaacagagacacgaTGGAGCGTTTCTGATCCGAGAGAGTGAGAGCGCACCGGgggatttctctctctctgtcaa GTTTGGGAACGACGTGCAGCACTTTAAGGTTCTGAGGGACGGGGCGGGGAAGTACTTCCTGTGGGTGGTGAAGTTCAACTCCCTCAACTCCCTGGTGGATTATCACCGCTCCACCTCCGTCTCCCGAAACCAGCCCATCTTCCTGCGCGACATCGAACAGGTGCCGCAG CATGCGTCCTACGTGCAGGCTCTGTTCGACTTCGACCCTCAGGAGGATGGCGAGCTCGGGTTCCGACGCGGAGATCTGGTGCAGGTCCTGGACAACTCCGACCCTAACTGGTGGAAAGGGGCGTGTCACGGGCAGACCGGAATGTTCCCCCGGAATTACGTCACTCCCGTCACGCAGCATATGTAA